ACTCACCCGTACGGTTCATGCTTCAAAACCTTATGAAGCGTCGATTGGGGACGATGTCCTTTCCCGAATTCGAAGTGCCCAGTTTAAGTCTACTCCGGAAATGATCACGCGTGTCGTGTTGGATGTGAAGAAGGTAACTCCTTTTCACACCTATCGGGAAGGGAATGGAATCGTTTTAGCGTTTGAGAAGGGGCCTTCGGCTAGTGAACAGGTTTCTGTTTTGAATGCTGAAGAGGAAGGTGTTTCCGGAGAAGAACGGGCCGATGTAGAATCCACCGCCATTGAGCGCGTGGGCGGCCAGCGGCGCATGAAAATCAAAGATTTGCTTTCGGCTCTCCCCACCCATCCGATTACCATTGATTTTGAAGAAGCGGAAATCCGAGATGTTCTTCGGGTGTTGTCGGAAATGAGCGGGGTCAATGTGATTTACGCCGCGGATCTTCGCGGGTTTGTGACAATCCATTTGGATCAAGTTCCTTTTAATGAGGTTTTCAGCACTATTTTAGCGACTCAGGGTCTTGTGGCACAGCAAATTGGGAACAATATCCTTCGAATTATGACGCCGGAGTCTTTGAACACCGATCGGGCCCGTTCTGTGGTGAACTACAAAACATTCATCTTGAATTATGGGAAAGCATCCGAAATTCAATCCCATTTGGCCGCGGTTCGGATTTCCCCCAACGCCAAAGTGACTGTGGACGAACGGAACAACGCACTGGTGGTGACGGATACCCCGGAGGGGTTGTCAGCCGCTGAGCGGTTGATTTCGGAGTTGGACAGAAAGCCACCACAAGTTTTAATTGAAACGAAGGTGGTCTCCATTGATGTAAACAAAACGCTTCAATTGGGCGTTCAATGGGAGTACGCCAACCGAGCGAACAGTGGGTCGACCTTTCGGGTGCTTGGTCAGCGGACGGAAGTGGCGGGGACTGAATTGGCCGAAACAGGCGGGCCTGGTTTTCTTGGGGTGAGGAATAACCTTGAGGGGGAACCGGAAGAATTTGTAACGCAAGCGTCCAAGTCGGGGGCGCGGGGGACCGGTGTGAGTTTGCCGGGACCTCAGCAGGCGGGGATTTCGTTTGGGTTCATCAACAATTCCGATATTTTAACGGCCACGCTGAACGCCCTTGAATCCGACGGTCAAACGAAGACCCTCACCAATCCTAAGGTGATCACCACCAATAACCAAGCGGCTCGAATTCAGATCGGGTCTCAGATTCCCTACAAAACAACCACAATTTCGGGTTCGGGACTCGCCACGGAAACAGTGACGTTCCTTTCCGTTGGGTTTATTATCGATGTGACCCCCACGATTAACGTTGATAACCGCATTCGCCTAAAAGTTAGACCCGAAGTGAGCGAAGTGGCGGACGCGCGAATTTCGCCTCCAACCATTGATACGACCGTTGCAGAAACTGAAGTGATGATCAAAGACGGTGAAACGTTGGTCATTGGCGGGTTGGTCAGTGAGAAAATGGTGGAAACCGCTACCAAGGTTCCCTTGTTGGGGGATCTGCCTGTTTTAGGTGTGTTTTTTCGGAGTACCTCTAAGGACAAACGGCGTAAAGAAATTTTGATCTTCGTGACAGCACGGGTCGTTCCAGATTAATGATGTATAGGTCAAACCGCCGTGACAGATCCTGCTAGTAGTGAGGAAAACATGGCGGTGGTTGAGGCCTTCCTAAAACAGGCCGAAATAGCGCGTCAGAAACAAGCGTGGGACGATGTTGTAAGAATTTTTCAAATTGCCCTTAAGCAAATCCCGGACAACAGACAATTACAGCATGGGCTTGCCGCGGCTTTCGTTTCCAAAGCGGACCGAATGTCTTTCCGCCCTTTCTACCAACACGCCATTGAGGAATATTGGCGTTTGGTCAATTCCAATCCAAAAGATGGCCGGGCTCACGAGGGATTATTAACGGCTGCCGTAAAGGCGGATCAGCTCGGGGAGGTCATGGAGGAATACCGCGCACGCCTTGCGCGCGGGACAGAAGTGGAGTGTTACCGGGCGGCTTTTAAGAAAATCCAAGCGCTTTATTTTATGCGTGTGGAAACCCAAGGAAGTGGGCCTAAGACGGCGGGCTTCTTTCCCTTTTTGTTTGGTCGAGCGGCGCCCATCGTGGCCCTCATGTGTCTCGTTGGATGGGTCGTGCTCCGAATGAAAATTGGGCCGCGGCCTGAATTGTCCTCACCCAAAATGTTAGCGGTGGCGGCCGTCCTCGTTCGAACAGGGATCTTCTCTTTTCTTGTTTCGCTAGGGTATTATATTTTCAGAATCCTTCGGACCTCCAAGTAGTATTTAAAGACACGTGTCTTTTCTTAACTCTTTCCCGCTAAAAAACATTTCATTCTCTAAACGTGACAGGGGTATCGGTGGAATCACGTCTCTTGGGGTTGTGGTCATTCTTGTTTTGGGGTTCGGGGGGAAGTGGGGTTTCGCTGATCATTTATCAAAAGCGATCCTTTTTTTTTCAGCCTTCTTCGTTTTACGCCATTTCCGATTTAAAAATATACTCCGTCATCCGGCGTCCCCTTGGGCCATGGCCCTTTGTGTTTGGTACTTCGTCGCCGCTTTTTTTTCTTCATCACTGACAGTATCTTGGACGGCTGTGGTTGGAGTGTGGAGCATCGTAATCCTATCGATGGTTGGACTTCTTACCTGGAAATCACCTCACCGATTATTCCTTGAAGGATTAGTGGCCTTCGTCGTTTTATTGCAAACAATTTTCCTCTTGTTGGGGAAGTTCTTGGTGGTTCCCCCTCTTTTGGTTTTCCCAGGGAACCCTCAATACGTATCCTTTTGGTTGTGCGCTGGGTTCTTCCTTGCCTTGGCCCGTTATTTCGAATCTCCTTTTTTTTTAAAAGGAGAGGGTGTTCAAAAAAATGTCAGACGCGGCGTTTATCTTATTGTTGTTGTGGCCGCCGTTGTTGGGGTTCTCCTTCTTCCTGTTAGGTCCTCCTATTTGGCTCTTTTTGTTGGGGCGTTGGTGTTTGGCTGGGTTCGGTTTGGCCGTCGAGGTTTGCTGGTGGTGGGATTTGTTTTTGTCTTCTTATTGACCATTCTTCCTCAACCCGTATTTGAAAATCGGATAAAAACCCATGATTCAAGAAGTTATAAGAGAATCGATATTTGGAAGTCGGCCTTTTCCGCTTTAATCGATCGTCCTTTTTTCGGTTGGGGACCGGGGAAGTTTGAGAACGCCTATTGGGTTCATGAAATCCCACAAAACTCTGATGCCGTTCATTTTGAGATGAGTACCGATAGGGCTCATAATGAACTGTTGCAGGTATTTGTTGAAACCGGTATCCCTGGAGGAGTCCTTGCCCTTCTGTGTCTGGTTGGGGTGTGGAATTCTTTTCCTCAGGGAAGTCTTTCTTCAGGGATCAAGGCGGCGTGGGCGGCAACAACGGCATTTTCTATGGTTAATTCACCACTCGTTCTCCCGGCCTGTGGGGCTCTCTTCGGACTCTTGGTTGCGTTGGCCCCTCCGGGGCGGTGGGTTCGTGATCGTTCTTTTTTAACGTCCCCCAAAACCGGGTTCAGGAATTTGGGCCTCATTCTTTTGTTGCTTGTCGGAATGGGAGAATTCGCCCTCGCGCTTAACGAAATCATTGGATCTCATCGTTCCCAATTTCTTGATTCAACGAACGGGCGAGAGGTGGAAGCCCGTCGGGAACGAGCGTTTCACCAGCTTCATTTGAATAGTGTGAAGGAAGAATCTCATGGTGTGGCCGAATTAAGGGGACTTCTTCGTTGGAATCCCCACCGCGCTGAGTTGTGGCGTGATTTAGCCCATAGTGAACTGGATCATCGTCGGCCCCCTGATCCAGAGAAGGCTATTGTCCATTATCATAAAGCGTTATCTCTTCGGCCTCACCACGCTCCTTGGTGGGTGGAACTTGGAGGTGTTTTGGTTCGGAAGGGGGATTTGCCGGGGGCTCTTCGGGCTGTGCGGGAGTCGTTCCGTCTTGAACCCTATTATTTTGACGCGATGGTGAGTTATGGAAATCTTCTGCGAATGGATGGACGGCCGCAAGAGGCTTTGCGGTGGCTGGATGTCCTGCGCGAGAAGTCAGAATCTTGGCCGTCGTTTGTGTCCTCGGACTCTGGTTACCGACGGACTGTTTTGCATCGGGATGAGAACGCTCTTGAGAAGACAACAGCCCTTTGTCAAATGGATCTGAAAAAATACACGGAAGCCCTGGGAACATTGGAACGAATTGATCCAAGAGACTTTGAACGGCAATCACTGGAAGTAGGATGCCTGTTTTTTCTCGGACGCATAAAAGAAGCTGAGAGAAAAATAATTTCCGCTCAACTTAATGATCCAGAAGACTCGCGTTGGGATGAGATGCTTCAACGGGTCCGGGAACACCCCACGGCTCCATGATCCATATCCTCTTGGCGGCTTTCAATGAAGAAAAGGCCATCGGAGCCGTTCTTAACGGAGTGGCCCGGGCTTTGGCCGATGGGCGTTACAAGGTTTGGGTTGTTGACGATGGCTCAACGGATGGGACCCTCAACATCCTTGAACGGTGGAGTCAGGCTGTCCCTCTGGTGATTGTTCGTCATAAAACCAATAGGGGGTTGGGGAGCGCGCTCCAGACAGGATTCACGGCCTTAATCCCTGTTCTTTCTCCACACGACGTTGTGGTTACTCTTGATGCGGACAATACCCACTCACCCATACAGATTCCTTCCTTGGTGCAACCCGTTGAAGATGGACGGGCCGATCTGGTGGTGGCATCCCGATTCGTTCGGGGAGCTCTCAGTCGTGGGGTTCCTTTTATTCGTCGGTGTCTAAGTGTTTGCGCTTCTTTCCTCTTTCGGATTTTTATTCCTGTTCAGGGGCTTCGGGATTTTACCTGTGGGTTTCGAGCTATTAAAGGTTCGTTGATCAAATCTGGGCATGAAAAGTGGGGATCTCTTGTTGAGGAGCAGGGTTTTGCTGCTACGGCTGAAATTTTGGTCAAGTTGCGATTATTTAAACCCCGGATCATTGAAATACCCCTCATCCTTCGATACGATCGGAGGGTAGGGTTTAGTAAAATGCGGCTGGGGCGTACCATTTTGCGCAATTTCGGGGTCATTTTTCGATTTTGGTGCTTGGATAAGCCATGATCAATCTTTGTCCAGTAAATCTTTTTTTACATTGTCAGGCATCAATATCCGGTGCTCAGAGGCGTTCTGTGGTGTCCCAATCTTATCCATCGATTTCCATTTTTTATTTAGCCCTGCTTAGGTGATAAGGACGAATTCCTTGGATCGAAAGGAGAGGGAAAATGTAATTATTGCCGTACTTCCTGCTTTTAACGCAGAAAAGACGTTGGAAAATACACTTCTAAAAATTCCATCCGGTATTGTGGATGAAATCATCCTCGTTGATGATGCCTCAACAGATGGAACCGTTCCACTAGCGCGGGGGCTTGGGTTGACCGTTTTTTGTCATGAAAAGAACCGAGGCTATGGGGCCAATCAAAAGTCCTGTTACCGGATGGCTTTAGACCGAAGGGCTGATATCATTGTTATGATTCACCCGGACAATCAGTATGATTCAAGCCTTACGCCCTTTTTGACGGGTTTTGTTGAAAAAGGGGTGTGCGATGTGATGTTGGGGTGTCGCATTCGGACGCGTGTGGAGTCCTTGGCCGGGGGGATGCCCCCTTATAAATACTTCTTCAACCGAGTCTTAACGATGATGGAGAATTTTATTCTTGGCCAAAATCTGGGTGAAACACACAGCGGTTTTCGAGCTTACGGCCGGAAAGTGCTCGAAACCATTCCTTGGGAGAAGAATTCCGACGATTTTGTCTTCGATCAGCAGTTCCTGATACAAGCGGTTCATTTCGGTTTTCGGTTGGGCGACATTCCTGTCCCGACGCGATACGAGAAGTTGTCCTCATCCATTGGTTTTCGTCGGAGCGTTATTTATGGATTGGCAACACTCTGGACACTGATCCGGTTTAAGCTTCACCAATGGAGAATGTTTCGATGCGCCCTCTTCGAACCTCGATCTTCTTTTTTGGAGATTTCCAAATGATCCTCCTCTACGTGGTG
The genomic region above belongs to Elusimicrobiota bacterium and contains:
- a CDS encoding O-antigen ligase family protein, whose protein sequence is MSFLNSFPLKNISFSKRDRGIGGITSLGVVVILVLGFGGKWGFADHLSKAILFFSAFFVLRHFRFKNILRHPASPWAMALCVWYFVAAFFSSSLTVSWTAVVGVWSIVILSMVGLLTWKSPHRLFLEGLVAFVVLLQTIFLLLGKFLVVPPLLVFPGNPQYVSFWLCAGFFLALARYFESPFFLKGEGVQKNVRRGVYLIVVVAAVVGVLLLPVRSSYLALFVGALVFGWVRFGRRGLLVVGFVFVFLLTILPQPVFENRIKTHDSRSYKRIDIWKSAFSALIDRPFFGWGPGKFENAYWVHEIPQNSDAVHFEMSTDRAHNELLQVFVETGIPGGVLALLCLVGVWNSFPQGSLSSGIKAAWAATTAFSMVNSPLVLPACGALFGLLVALAPPGRWVRDRSFLTSPKTGFRNLGLILLLLVGMGEFALALNEIIGSHRSQFLDSTNGREVEARRERAFHQLHLNSVKEESHGVAELRGLLRWNPHRAELWRDLAHSELDHRRPPDPEKAIVHYHKALSLRPHHAPWWVELGGVLVRKGDLPGALRAVRESFRLEPYYFDAMVSYGNLLRMDGRPQEALRWLDVLREKSESWPSFVSSDSGYRRTVLHRDENALEKTTALCQMDLKKYTEALGTLERIDPRDFERQSLEVGCLFFLGRIKEAERKIISAQLNDPEDSRWDEMLQRVREHPTAP
- a CDS encoding glycosyltransferase family 2 protein; protein product: MRTNSLDRKERENVIIAVLPAFNAEKTLENTLLKIPSGIVDEIILVDDASTDGTVPLARGLGLTVFCHEKNRGYGANQKSCYRMALDRRADIIVMIHPDNQYDSSLTPFLTGFVEKGVCDVMLGCRIRTRVESLAGGMPPYKYFFNRVLTMMENFILGQNLGETHSGFRAYGRKVLETIPWEKNSDDFVFDQQFLIQAVHFGFRLGDIPVPTRYEKLSSSIGFRRSVIYGLATLWTLIRFKLHQWRMFRCALFEPRSSFLEISK
- the pilQ gene encoding type IV pilus secretin PilQ; this translates as MTKTYESGFFEGALGSALGRILRGVLLLTLVVPQPAVFALATFDSPHGKGNEPIVTTGATATLQSISFDKNRLHVGLDRSVAYRVFSLTKPSRVVIELTRTVHASKPYEASIGDDVLSRIRSAQFKSTPEMITRVVLDVKKVTPFHTYREGNGIVLAFEKGPSASEQVSVLNAEEEGVSGEERADVESTAIERVGGQRRMKIKDLLSALPTHPITIDFEEAEIRDVLRVLSEMSGVNVIYAADLRGFVTIHLDQVPFNEVFSTILATQGLVAQQIGNNILRIMTPESLNTDRARSVVNYKTFILNYGKASEIQSHLAAVRISPNAKVTVDERNNALVVTDTPEGLSAAERLISELDRKPPQVLIETKVVSIDVNKTLQLGVQWEYANRANSGSTFRVLGQRTEVAGTELAETGGPGFLGVRNNLEGEPEEFVTQASKSGARGTGVSLPGPQQAGISFGFINNSDILTATLNALESDGQTKTLTNPKVITTNNQAARIQIGSQIPYKTTTISGSGLATETVTFLSVGFIIDVTPTINVDNRIRLKVRPEVSEVADARISPPTIDTTVAETEVMIKDGETLVIGGLVSEKMVETATKVPLLGDLPVLGVFFRSTSKDKRRKEILIFVTARVVPD
- a CDS encoding glycosyltransferase family 2 protein, giving the protein MIHILLAAFNEEKAIGAVLNGVARALADGRYKVWVVDDGSTDGTLNILERWSQAVPLVIVRHKTNRGLGSALQTGFTALIPVLSPHDVVVTLDADNTHSPIQIPSLVQPVEDGRADLVVASRFVRGALSRGVPFIRRCLSVCASFLFRIFIPVQGLRDFTCGFRAIKGSLIKSGHEKWGSLVEEQGFAATAEILVKLRLFKPRIIEIPLILRYDRRVGFSKMRLGRTILRNFGVIFRFWCLDKP